The Salinirubellus salinus genome segment CGCGAACGACCGGGCGTTCGTCCTGCTGAACAACTACCCGTACAACCCCGGCCACGTGATGGTCATCCCGAACACGCACACTGGGGACTACCGCGACCTGGACGAGCGGACGCTGGTGGCACACGCCAGGCTGAAACAGCGGACGTTCGACGCGCTCGACGACGCGCTCTCCCCCGCCGGGTTCAACGCGGGCCTGAACCTCGGGAGCGCCGCGGGCGGGTCCATCGGTGAGCACCTCCACACCCACGTCGTCCCGCGGTGGGCTGGTGACACCAACTTCATGCCCGTCCTCTCTGACACGAAGGTCATCGTCGAGGCGGTGGACGCGACGTTCGAACGGCTGCACGAGGCGTTCGCCGCACAGCCCGGCGCGAGCGGCGGCCCGACCGAGACGGTCCGGTTCGACTGAACGACGTTGCGTCCCGACGAACGCGCCGATTAGAGGTGGCGAAACACCCGATTAGATGCCCGAGCGGACCGCTGACGCCCGAAGGGCATTTGTCGGGGGCTCGCCAACGTCCGGCGTGGACCGACGGACCGCGCTCCGGCGAGTGGGACTCCTCGTGCTGGGTGCCAACCTCGTCCTGGTGCTCGCGAAGGCCGCCGTCTACGGGCTGACCGGGAGCCTCGCCGTCGGGTCCGAGGCCGTCAACAGTCTCGCGGACACGGTGTACAGTCTCGTCGTCCTGGGCGGCCTCTACCTGACCACGCAACCGCCTGACTTCGAGCACCCGCACGGTCACGAGCGCATCGAACCGTTCGTCTCGCTGTTCGTCGCGCTGGGCGTGTTCGCCGCGGGTGGACTCGTCCTCTGGCAGGCCGGCCGGAGCGTCCTCTCGGGAGACGTCGCGGTCGGGGCCGGCGGCCCCGCCGTGGGCGTCCTCGTCTTCGCCGCGCTCGTCAAGTACGGGCTGTTCCGCTACGTCCTGCGGATCGCCGGCGAGTACCACTCCCCGGCGCTGCGGGCGACGGCGCTGGACAACCGCAACGACATCCTCACCGCCGGCGCGGCGCTGGTGGGCGTCCTCGGTGCGGCCGCGGGCTTCCCGCTGCTGGACCCGCTTGCCGCCGGGGTCGTCGCGTTCGGCATCCTCTACACCGGTTACGACATCGTCCGTGACAACGTGGGCTACCTCGTCGGCTCCGCCCCGCCGGAGGACCTCCGGGCCGAGATCGTGCGGCGCGCGCTCTCGCACCCCGAGGTGCGGGGCGCCCACGACGTCGTGGCACACTACGTCGGCCCCGAGGTGGACGTCTCGCTCCACATCGAGGTCGAGGGGGAACGGACGCTGCTGGAGGCCCACGACATCGAGACGGCGGTGGTCGAGTCCATCCGCGAACTCCCCGGTATCGACGACGTGTTCGTCCACGTCGACCCGCGCGAGGCCGGGGAGTGGAAGCCGGACCACGAGGTCGACCGACTCGCCGGCGACGGAGCGGGTGAGTCGGGGTCGGCGGAGTCCCGCTGATGCGACCGCTCAGCGGGTGACGAGGACCGTCGACTCCAGCAGACTCAGTATCGGCTCCTCACCCTCTGTCGGGTCGACCGTGACGACGGCCGAGGCCCCCCCGCCGTCGAGGTGACACTCCACGGTGACCCGGCCGTCGTGATCGGGGAGGGGGACGGTGGCCGTCTCGCCAGCCGCCACGCGGACGAGGTGGGCGGTCGGACGCCCGTCGCCCCCGTCGACGAGGACCGTGGCGGTGCGGGTGTCGGAGCCGGGGTTGACGAGGCGGAGCGGCGGGGGATGGCGGGGCGCCGGTCGGGAGGCCGTCTCGCGGCGGTGGACGGGGAGGGGCATCTGGTGGTACTCTTGTCACTGTACGGGTAAGTGTTTTCTCCCCTCGACAGCGGCTACCACGCGCCTCGGGCGGAGAGAGACGGCCGGATTCGGGGCCTTTTTCGACGTGGCTGTCGTAGGGACGTCAATGTCAGCGCTTCGCGATGCCCTGCGCGACCTGCCCGACGCGGTGTTCGCGGACCTCCTCGAGTCGGAGGAGGCCTACCTCGTCGTCCTCGACCTCCCCGGCGTGAGCGCGGACACGCTCGACGTGACCGTGGACCGTGGTCGCCTCCGCATCGAGGCCCGACGCGAGAAGTCCCTCCCCAGCGAGTACCGGTACCTCACGGAGGATCGCTCGCTGTTCCTCGACGCCGAACTCCCCCTGCCCCCGGACGCCACCGGCGACGGCGCCGAGGCCACGATGCGCAAGGGAGTGCTCGAACTCCACCTCCCGAAGTCCCGTGGTGACGCCGGAACGCACGTCGAAGTGACGGACGCGTAGAGGGACACCGAGTGGCACTCCTCCGCGCGTACCGACGGTTCTTCGTCGTCGCCTACCAGTTCCTGCCGCTGTTGCTCGCCTACGCGAGGGACCGCAAGCGGTTCCTCTTCTTCGGCAGCGGCCGCACCGTCGACTCGGCGACCCGTCGGCGTCGGGCACAGAGACTCCTCGAGTCGATGCTCACGCTCGGCCCGACGTTCATCAAACTCGGGCAACTGCTCTCGACGCGCCCGGACGTCCTCCCCCCGGAGTACGTCGAGGAGTTCGAGCAGTTACAGGACAACGTCCCGCCCGCCGAGTGGTCGCAGGCGAAGCAGGTCCTCGAGGAGGACCTCGGCCCCATCGACGAGCGGTTCGCCGAGTTCGACACCGAGGCCATCTCCGGTGCCTCGCTCGGGCAGGTCTACACCGCGAAGGTCGACGGCCAGCCAGTCGCCGTCAAGATCCGTCGCCCCGGTATCGAGGAGCTCGTCAGCGCCGACCTCCGGGTCATCCGCTTCTCCATCCCCATCCTGATGCGGTTCGTCGACGAGGCCCGGTCGTTCTCGCTGGAGACGCTGGCCGACGAGTTCGAGAAGACCATCACCGAGGAGATGGACTACGCCCGCGAGCGCGAGATGCTCGAGGGCGTTCGGGGGAACTTCGTCGACGAGCCGAAGATACGCATCCCACGGTCGGTGCCGAGTCACTCCTCCGGGCGCGTCCTCACGATGGAGTACGTCCCTGGCACCAAGATATCGGAGCTGGACGACCTCGACGAACTCGGCGTCGACCGGCACGAACTCGCCGAGCGGCTCCAGCGGTCGTACCTCCAGATGCTCATCGTCGACGGCGTCTTCCACGCCGACCCCCACCCCGGCAACCTCGCGGTACAGGACGACGGGACCATCGTCTTCTACGACTTCGGGATGTCCGGCCGGGTCGACTCGTTCATCCAGGAGAAGATCGTCGACTTCTACGCCGCCGTCGCCGCGCAGGACATCGACCGCATCCTCGATACGCTCATCGAGATGGGGACGCTCTCGCCGACGGCCGACCGCGAGTTGATGAGCGACATCATGGAACTCGCCATCCAGGACGCCCGCGGCGACGACATCGAGCAGTACCGGGTGAACCAGATCGTGAACCAGGTCGAGGACACCATCTACGAGTTCCCGCTGCGCCTGCCGCCGAACCTCGCGCTCGTCCTCCGGGTCGCCACCGTGGTCGAGGGCGTCTGCGTGACCCTCGACCCCGACTTCGACTTCATCGCCGTCGCCACGGCGTACCTCCGTGAGAACGGCTTCCTCGAGGACTCCGCCCGGCAGTTCGTCGAGGACCGCGCCCGCGAGGCACGCCAGTCCGTCGAGTCCGTCTTCCGCACGCCACCGAAACTGGAGACCGCACTCGACAAGGTCAACCGCGACAACCTCGCCGTCGAGGCGACGCTCGTCGACGACCGCAACGTCTTCGACCGCCTCGCCAAGCGCCTCATCCTCGGGCTGTTGCTGACCGGGACCGTCCTCTCGACAGCCATCCTCTACGCGTTCTCGGCCCCGACCGCGGCCATCGTGCCCGGCGTCGGTACCGTCGTCGTCGCTGTCCTGTTGCTCCTCTCGTTCCGCAGCCGCCGGGGCATCCGCGCGACGCCGCAGTTCACCCGACAGAGCATGCGTGAACGGCGGGAGGACTGACTCGCCGCTCGGTGGGCAGGCCTATCGTCCGCCGGGCCGGGTTGTCGGTATGGACGTCGCCCCCTTCGAACTCGAGCGGTTCTTCGCCGAACACGAACACGGCAACCTGATGCTCGCCGAGTCGGGTATCCGCCCGCTCCCGGCGAGTGAGTTCGACCTCGACCCCGGCGAACTCGGCTACACCATCCCGACCGCCGGTGACCCCGACCTCCGCGCCCGCGTCGCAGAGCGCTACGACCGGCCCGCCGCGGAGGTGCTGTTCACCTGCGGGACGCAGGAGGCGAACTTCCTCGTGTTCGCCTCCCTGCTGGAGCCGTCCGACCACGTCGTCGTCGTGACCCCGACCTACCAGTCGCTGTACGCGCTTCCCGAGGCGCTCGCGGACGTGACCCGCGTCGAACTCTCCGGCCCCGACTGGTCGCTGGACCCCGACCGGGTCGCCGAGGCGATGCGACCGGAGACGGCACTGGTCGTCATCAACAACCCGAACAACCCGACCGGCCGGTACCACGACGCGGATACGGTCAGGGCCGTCTACGAGACGGCGGCCGACCACGGTGCCTACCTGCTGGGCGACGAGGTGTACCGACTGCTCGCGGCCGACCCGCTCCCACCGGTGGCGTCGCTCGGCGAGTACGGCGTCAGCACGACCGGCCTCTCCAAGGCGTTCGGCCTCGCCGGCCTCAGGTTCGGCTGGGTCGCCGGCGACGCCGACCTCGTCGCGGGCGCCGCGCGGTGGAAGGACTACACCACCATCGCGCCCCCGAAGGTGAGCCAGCACGTCGCCCGGCAGGTGTTCGACCGGGAGGCGGTGCTGCTCGAACGCAACCGCGAGCACGCCGCCGAGAACCGCGCCCTGTTGCGCTCCTTCCTCGACGAGCACGACTGCTCGTGGTACGAAGGGGTCGGCGTCAACGCCTTCCCCGAAGTCCCAGCTGGCTTCGAGTCGGGGCTGGAATTCTGCGAGGCGCTCGTCGAGGCCGAAGGCGTGGTGCTCGCACCGGGTGGCGCGTTCGGCCACCCCGACCGGTTCCGCGTCGGCTTCGGCGGCCCGACCGACGAGCTGGTGGCCGGACTGGACCGTCTGGGGCGGTTCCTCGACGGTCGCTGACCGTCGCACCACGGGTCCGTGGTCGCCGGCTCAGTCGGGGGCCGTCGGGTCCCTGACCTGCACCTCGAACCGCGCCCCACCCGACGGGCCCGCGACCGCCGCGACGTCCCAGCCGTGTGCCTCCACGATGTCCTCGACGATGGCGAGGCCGAACCCGGTCCCGCCATCGCCCGTGGTGTAGCCCGACTCGAACACCTCGTCCCGGATCTCCTCGGGGATGCCGGGGCCGTCGTCCTCGACGTAGAACCCGACGCACTCGCCGTCCGCCTCGAGCGTCCCGACGGTGACCGCCACCCTCGGGGTGGCGCTCCCCCTGGTATCGTCCCCGATGGGGACGCGGGAGGTGGTCCCGTGCTCGACGGCGTCCTGCCGGGCCTGCGAGGCAGGCCTCCTGGAGCCGTGCTCCACGGCGTTCCGGAAGAGGTTCTCGAACAGTTCGCGGAGACGACGCGGGTCGGCCTCGAACGTGGCGTCACCCGTGACGTGGAGTTCGCTCTCGCCCGTCTCGACGCTCGCCCAGCCCTGTCGGGCGACGGTGGCGAGTTCGACGAGTTCCGGCTCGCCGACGGCACGGCCGGCCCGCGCCAGCGTCAGCAGGTCCTCGATGAGGTCGTACATCCGCTTGTGGGCTCTCGCCACCTGCTCGAGGTCGTCGTTGTCCACCTCGAGTCGTGCCAGCGAGAGGTAGCCCTCGGCCACCGTGAGCGGGTTGCGCAGGTCGTGGCTGACGACGCTCGCGAACTCCTCGAGGCGCTCGTTCTGCCGCTCGAGTTCCTGACGTGCCCGGCGCTCGGAGATGTCACGCCCGGTCGCGACGGCGCCGGCGACACCGCCGCTGTCGTCCAGCACCGCACCGACGAACTCGTAGGGGACCGGCTGCCCGGCGGCGTCGACGAGCACCGTCTCGATGACGGACTGGTCCTGCTCCCCTTCGAAGAGGTTCCGGACCCACTTCTCGACCCGGGTGCGTTCGTCTTCGACGACGAGTTCACCGGGGTCGAGCGAGGCGAGTTCCGCGTCGTCGTAGCCCGTCGCCGTCGTGGCGTGCTGGTTCCACCAGACCAGCCGTCCGGTCGGGTCGAAGACGAACACCGTCTCCGGCACCGCGTCGAGGACCCGTTCACCGAACATGCGGGCACCTAGCGACCGCTCCGGCGAGGCCTCCTGTAGGCGGTGTTCGTCTTCTTCGTTCACGTCTACTCACCCAACCACCGCGAGTCTCGTCGAACATTTGCAACCGCACCGAGATATACGTACCGCACCGGAGTGACAGTTGTCACGCCGGGACTGTCGTTCCCGCGGTCCGGTGCGCGACTACTGCTCTTCCTCGCTCAGTTCCTCGAGTTCGGCCTCGACCGCCTCCTCGTCCACGTCGGCCGGTTCGGCCTCCGTGTCCGTGTCGGCGTCCACGGTCTCGACCTCGCTGTCGGCCTCGCGCTCGGTCGGCGCCGGCGACTCCTTGCCCATCTCGGCACGGAGCGTGTCCAGTTCGGCCTCCACCTCGCTGTTCGAGCGCATCTCGCGGAGTTCGCGGTCCAGTTCGTCCTCGCCGCTCAGCGCCTGGTCGAACGCGCCCGTGTCGGCGAGTTCGTCCATCGCCTCGGCGCGCGCCTCCATCTCCTCGGTCCGCTCGCGCGACCGCTCGATGGCGCGCGCGGTGTCCTCCATCTCGTCGCCGACACCGGAGAGCGCCTCGGAGACACGCGTCGACGCCTCGGCCGCCTCGTAGCGGGCCTTCATCGTCTCCTTCTCCGTGCGGAACCGCTCGATGCGGTCCTGCAGCTCGTTCTTCTTCTCGACGAGGGTGTCCTGCGTCTCCTGCAGGTCGGCGATCTGGACCTCCAGTTCCTCGATCTGGGCCATCTTCTGCTGTTTCTTCTCGAGGGCCTGCCGGGCGAGGTCCTCGCGGTCGTGGCGCACGGCCTCGCGAGCCTGCTCGTTGTGTTTCTCGACGTTCTCCTCGAGCCGTCGGCGCTGTATCTCGAGGCGCTTCTTCTGCGTCGTGAGGTCCGCGATACCCTTCTTCACGTCCTGTAGCTCGTCACGCATCTTCTCGTAACTGTAGTCGAGCGTCTCCGACGGGTCCTCGGCCCGGTTGAGGAGGGCGTTCAGTTTCGACCGGATGACGTACGACGCCCGAGAGAGGATTCCCATAGCCGGGGTAGGTGTCGGCGCCGTATAAAGTCTGACCGCTCGGGCCGGCCGGGACGGGCTCCCGAAGACCCACGGGGCGTCTCAGTCCGCGAGGAAGTCCGGTGCGACCCGCTTCTCGTCGCGCTCTGCCTCGAGGTGGTCGTAGAACGTCTCCGGGTCGACGTCCTTCGTCTCGCGTTCCTGCCGGTCCCGCACGGAGACCGTGCCGGCCTCCTGCTCGTTGTCGCCGACGATGAGCATGTACGGCAGGCGGTCCTCGTGGGCGCCGCGGATCTTCCGGCCGACCGTCTGGTCGCGGTCCTCGACCGTCGCGCGGACCCCCCGTTCCTGCAGCGCGTTCTTCACCCGGTGGGCGTAGCCGAGGTTCTCGTCGCTCACGGGGAGGACGCGGACCTGCTCGGGCGCGAGCCAGAGCGGGAACTTCCCGTCGAAGTGCTCGATGACGACGCCCATGAACCGCTCGAACGAGCCGAGCAGTGCACGGTGGATCATCACCGGTCGGTGCTCCTCGTTGTCCTCGCCCGTGTAGGTCAGGTCGAGGCGCTCGGGGATGTTGAAGTCGAGCTGGACCGTGCCGACCGTCCACTCGCGGCCGAGCGCGTCGACGGCGTTGATGCCGATCTTCGGGCCGTAGAACGCGGCCTCGCCGTGGTCCGTCTCGTAGTCCAGTCCCTCCGAGTCGAGCGCCTCACGGAGCGCGTCGGTCGCCTGCGCCCAGATCTCGTCGGAGCCGACGGCGTTGTCGCCCTGCGTCTCGAGGACGTACTTCACGTCGAGGTCCACGTCGCCGTAGATCTCCTCGATGACGCGGAGCGCGTCGACGATCTCCCCGCGGATCTGGTCCGGGCGGACGAACGCGTGGCCGTCGTCCTGCGTGAACCCGCGGACCCGCAGCATCCCGGAGAGTTCGCCGGACTGCTCGTTGCGGTAGCAGGTGCCGAACTCGGAGAACCGGATGGGCAGGTCGCGGTAGGAGTGTTTCTGCCGGTCGAAGATGTACGCGTGGTTCGCGCAGTTCATCGGCTTCAGGCCGTACTCGGTGTCGTCCTGCTCCCAGTTGAACATCTCACCCTGCGCGGTGAAGTTCTCGTAGTGTCCCGTCGGCTTCCAGAGCTCGGCCTTGTTGAGCTCCGGCGTCCAGACCTCCTCGTAGCCGAGTTCCGTGTTCTTCCCGCGGATGTACTCCTCCAGTTCCCGCCGGATGGTCATCCCGTTGGGGTGGAAGTGGACACAGCCGGGTGAGTGCTCGGGGACCGAGAACAGATCCATCTCCCGGCCGATCTTGCGGTGGTCGCGCTTCTTGGCCTCCTCGCGCCGCTCGAGGTACTCCTCGAGGTCCTTCTCGGTGGGGAACGCCGTCCCGTGGACGCGCGTCAGCGTGTCGTTCTCCTCGTCGCCGCGCCAGTACGCGGCGGAGATGTCGAGGAGTTTGAACCCGCCGACCTCGCCCGTGCTGTCGACGTGGGGGCCCTGACAGAGGTCCTCCCAGCCGTCCTGCTTGTAGAACGTGACCGTCTCCTCACCGGCCGCCTCCGTCTCCAGGATCTCGCGCTTGTACTCGTTGTCGGCGTACGACTCGAACGCGTCCTCGCGCGAGCGCTCCTCGCGGACGATGTCGTAGTCCGCCTCGACGATGTCGCGCATCTCGGCCTCGATGGCCTCGAGGTCCGACTCGTCGAGGTCCACGTCCGTCACGTCGTAGTAGAACCCGTCGTCCGTCGGGGGGCCGATGGTGAGCTTCGCCTCGGGGTGGAGTCGCTGGAGTGCCTGTGCGAAGACGTGGGCCGCCGAGTGCCGGAGGACCCGGAGGTACTCGTCGGACTGGTCGGTGACGATGACGAGATTGGCGTCCTCGTGCAGTGGCGTGTTGCGGTCGACCAGTTCGCCGTCGACCACGCCGGCGACCGTGTCCTTCCCGAGTCCGGGTCCGATCTCGTAGGCCACGTCCTCCACCGTCGACCCCGCCTCGACCGAGAGGACGGAGCCGTCGGGCAACGTGATAGCGACCTCGCTCATACTCGCAGGGAGTCGGGTGTCGGGGATAAGTGTGTTGAGACGGGGGGAACACCGCACACGGACCGGCGCCCGCCGGCGGTCAGGCGATGTTCTTCGAGGCGTCGACGACGGCTTTCTGCCCGAGGTCGAGTTTGATGACCTCGTCGATGGCCCGGCGCGACCGGTACTTCGGGACCGTGAGGCGCGTCTCGATGCCTTTCGACTCCACCACCACGTCCAGCTCCCACACGACGTCCGCCATCGTGAGCGTCGTCTCTCGCCGGTCCGGTACCGTCTCCTGTTCGGTGCAGTAGAGCAGCGCGATACAGCCGGTGTCGAGGAGGTAGTCCTTCAGCCCGTTCAGCAGGTCGACGTACTGCCCGGTGCTCGTGTTCGCCTCCACGGGCGTCATCGGGTCGACGATGACGTGCCGTTCACCGGTCATGTTGCCGATGGCCTCCTTGATACGTCTGGCGGGCCGGTCCACGCCGACGTGTGCCACCTCCACGTCCCCCCAGAGCAGTTCGTCCAGTTCCTCCTCGACCGCCCTGGTGCTCCGGTACGTGCTCAGGTAGAGCCACGACCGGTCCTCCATGAACTCGTAGAACAGCGGGTTCACCTGACTCGCGGGCGAGGCGACGAGACTCGTCAGACTCCCCGGTCGCAGCCCACCGTCCAGGTGTCGGTCCAGCATCCTGATTCCCGTCGAGACTCGGTCCACGTGTGTCACCTACCGACAGACATGCGTCAGACACGTATCAATCTTCGTGAGTTTCTTCTCGTTCTGAAGATGCCCGTGAGACCGTCGCCTGCACGGGGGAAACGCCCACCCATCAGGGCCGGATGTCGGCCGCTCTCGGCCCCATCTCTGGAGACTCCAGTAGCTCACCCACGACCTCGCGGACGCCGCGGTGTCTCCCGCCGTCGAGGTGGGGTGCCACCCAGACGATCTCGCCGTCCCGCGAGGCGACGACCAGCGGCGACGGGAGCCTGAGCGCCGTGCGCGGGCGACCCACGAGCGTGTCCGTCTCGACCTGCTCGAAGCCGGGGAGGTCGACACCTCGCTCGGTCGCCCACCGCCGGATCTCGGCCACCTGCTCACGGAGGGCTTCGGCGGCGGGCATCCCCGCAATCGGCGACGTCAGTGGGAGCGCATCCCCCCAGACCCGCACCTCGAGGGAGACCTGCTCGTCGTCCGCGAGGTGGTCGAGCCACACTGCGACGTCCTCGTGGGCGGGGGCCGCGGTTCTGGGTTCCAGCGAGCGCACGAAGAGGTCGAACTCGTACCGGGTGTCCGGGGTCATACCCGGGGTGTATCTATCGCTGGATTTGAACGTTGCTCCGAACGGTACGGACCACTCCCGACCGCTACAGAGCCGACCCGAGCGAGCGATGGGGCCGACGATCCCGACTCAGAGCGTCTCGCTCGGCGAGAGCGGCCCGTCCAGTCGCTCGGCCGCCGCCGCCTCCAGTTTGTACCGCTGGACCTTCTGCGTGCCCGACCGCGGCAGTTCGTCGACGACGAAGACGCGCCGGGGGTGGGCGTAGGTCGGCACCCGTTCGAGTGCGAACCTCCGGACCGCCTCCTCGCTCACGGACTCGGGGTCGACGCCCGGTTCGAGGACCACGAACGCGACCGGCGCCTCGCCTTTCACCTCGTGCGGGACGGCGACGACGGCGGCCGCCTGCACTTCCGGGTGGTCGAACAGGGCGTTCTCCACCTCGGCTGGGTAGACGTTCTCCCCGCCGACGATGAGCATGTCGTCGACCCGGTCGACCATCCAGAGGAACCGGTCCTCGTCGACGCGAGCGATGTCGCCGGTGTAGAACCACTCGGCTTCACGTCGGGGCTCGTCGCTCGGTTCGTCCCGGCCGAACACCTCGGCGTTCTTCTCCGGCAGGCCGTCGTATCCCGCGAACACCTGCGGGCCGCGAACGGCCATCTCCCCCGTGACGGCCTCCTCGTCGTCGAAGTCGAGTTCATCACTGATGTCGACGGCCGCGGTGGGGTCGAGCAGGTGCTCGCTCACCCGCACCTCGCGGGTGGCCGGGTCGACGAGCCGGATCTCCATGTCGGGCACCGGCTGGCCGATACATCCAGCGGCGGTGTGGACGCCGTAGGCGCTCCCCGTCGTCCCCGCGGGCGTAGTCTCGGTCATCCCCCACCCCTCCACGAGCGGCGTGTCGAACACCGACTCGATGCGCCGACGGGTGTCGTCGGCGAGCGGTGCCGCGCCACACCCGACCGACTCGATGGACGAGAGGTCGTACGCGTCGGGGTCCGACTCGTACTCCTGCACCATCTCGACGAAGATAGCGGGGATGCCCGCGAACGAGGTCACCTCGTACTCCGTGATGGCCGACAGCAGCGACTGGGCGACCGGGAGCGTCTTCAGGACCACCGTCGCGCCGTTGTAGAGGTTCGTCAGCATCACCGTCGAGAGCCCGTACATGTGGAACAGCGGCAGGACGAGCAACGTCACGTCGTCCTCTGGGTCGAACCCCGACCGGGAGGTGTAGGACTGTGCCGTCGCCAGCAGGTTCCGGTGGGTCGTGA includes the following:
- a CDS encoding HIT family protein, coding for MDQLFAPWRIEWVERDDRNESIDGCPFCVLPEREDARESRVVAANDRAFVLLNNYPYNPGHVMVIPNTHTGDYRDLDERTLVAHARLKQRTFDALDDALSPAGFNAGLNLGSAAGGSIGEHLHTHVVPRWAGDTNFMPVLSDTKVIVEAVDATFERLHEAFAAQPGASGGPTETVRFD
- a CDS encoding ABC1 kinase family protein; this encodes MALLRAYRRFFVVAYQFLPLLLAYARDRKRFLFFGSGRTVDSATRRRRAQRLLESMLTLGPTFIKLGQLLSTRPDVLPPEYVEEFEQLQDNVPPAEWSQAKQVLEEDLGPIDERFAEFDTEAISGASLGQVYTAKVDGQPVAVKIRRPGIEELVSADLRVIRFSIPILMRFVDEARSFSLETLADEFEKTITEEMDYAREREMLEGVRGNFVDEPKIRIPRSVPSHSSGRVLTMEYVPGTKISELDDLDELGVDRHELAERLQRSYLQMLIVDGVFHADPHPGNLAVQDDGTIVFYDFGMSGRVDSFIQEKIVDFYAAVAAQDIDRILDTLIEMGTLSPTADRELMSDIMELAIQDARGDDIEQYRVNQIVNQVEDTIYEFPLRLPPNLALVLRVATVVEGVCVTLDPDFDFIAVATAYLRENGFLEDSARQFVEDRAREARQSVESVFRTPPKLETALDKVNRDNLAVEATLVDDRNVFDRLAKRLILGLLLTGTVLSTAILYAFSAPTAAIVPGVGTVVVAVLLLLSFRSRRGIRATPQFTRQSMRERRED
- a CDS encoding RAD55 family ATPase codes for the protein MTHVDRVSTGIRMLDRHLDGGLRPGSLTSLVASPASQVNPLFYEFMEDRSWLYLSTYRSTRAVEEELDELLWGDVEVAHVGVDRPARRIKEAIGNMTGERHVIVDPMTPVEANTSTGQYVDLLNGLKDYLLDTGCIALLYCTEQETVPDRRETTLTMADVVWELDVVVESKGIETRLTVPKYRSRRAIDEVIKLDLGQKAVVDASKNIA
- a CDS encoding PspA/IM30 family protein, encoding MGILSRASYVIRSKLNALLNRAEDPSETLDYSYEKMRDELQDVKKGIADLTTQKKRLEIQRRRLEENVEKHNEQAREAVRHDREDLARQALEKKQQKMAQIEELEVQIADLQETQDTLVEKKNELQDRIERFRTEKETMKARYEAAEASTRVSEALSGVGDEMEDTARAIERSRERTEEMEARAEAMDELADTGAFDQALSGEDELDRELREMRSNSEVEAELDTLRAEMGKESPAPTEREADSEVETVDADTDTEAEPADVDEEAVEAELEELSEEEQ
- a CDS encoding aminotransferase class I/II-fold pyridoxal phosphate-dependent enzyme, with amino-acid sequence MDVAPFELERFFAEHEHGNLMLAESGIRPLPASEFDLDPGELGYTIPTAGDPDLRARVAERYDRPAAEVLFTCGTQEANFLVFASLLEPSDHVVVVTPTYQSLYALPEALADVTRVELSGPDWSLDPDRVAEAMRPETALVVINNPNNPTGRYHDADTVRAVYETAADHGAYLLGDEVYRLLAADPLPPVASLGEYGVSTTGLSKAFGLAGLRFGWVAGDADLVAGAARWKDYTTIAPPKVSQHVARQVFDREAVLLERNREHAAENRALLRSFLDEHDCSWYEGVGVNAFPEVPAGFESGLEFCEALVEAEGVVLAPGGAFGHPDRFRVGFGGPTDELVAGLDRLGRFLDGR
- a CDS encoding cation diffusion facilitator family transporter; this encodes MDRRTALRRVGLLVLGANLVLVLAKAAVYGLTGSLAVGSEAVNSLADTVYSLVVLGGLYLTTQPPDFEHPHGHERIEPFVSLFVALGVFAAGGLVLWQAGRSVLSGDVAVGAGGPAVGVLVFAALVKYGLFRYVLRIAGEYHSPALRATALDNRNDILTAGAALVGVLGAAAGFPLLDPLAAGVVAFGILYTGYDIVRDNVGYLVGSAPPEDLRAEIVRRALSHPEVRGAHDVVAHYVGPEVDVSLHIEVEGERTLLEAHDIETAVVESIRELPGIDDVFVHVDPREAGEWKPDHEVDRLAGDGAGESGSAESR
- a CDS encoding HTH domain-containing protein; translated protein: MTPDTRYEFDLFVRSLEPRTAAPAHEDVAVWLDHLADDEQVSLEVRVWGDALPLTSPIAGMPAAEALREQVAEIRRWATERGVDLPGFEQVETDTLVGRPRTALRLPSPLVVASRDGEIVWVAPHLDGGRHRGVREVVGELLESPEMGPRAADIRP
- the thrS gene encoding threonine--tRNA ligase, with product MSEVAITLPDGSVLSVEAGSTVEDVAYEIGPGLGKDTVAGVVDGELVDRNTPLHEDANLVIVTDQSDEYLRVLRHSAAHVFAQALQRLHPEAKLTIGPPTDDGFYYDVTDVDLDESDLEAIEAEMRDIVEADYDIVREERSREDAFESYADNEYKREILETEAAGEETVTFYKQDGWEDLCQGPHVDSTGEVGGFKLLDISAAYWRGDEENDTLTRVHGTAFPTEKDLEEYLERREEAKKRDHRKIGREMDLFSVPEHSPGCVHFHPNGMTIRRELEEYIRGKNTELGYEEVWTPELNKAELWKPTGHYENFTAQGEMFNWEQDDTEYGLKPMNCANHAYIFDRQKHSYRDLPIRFSEFGTCYRNEQSGELSGMLRVRGFTQDDGHAFVRPDQIRGEIVDALRVIEEIYGDVDLDVKYVLETQGDNAVGSDEIWAQATDALREALDSEGLDYETDHGEAAFYGPKIGINAVDALGREWTVGTVQLDFNIPERLDLTYTGEDNEEHRPVMIHRALLGSFERFMGVVIEHFDGKFPLWLAPEQVRVLPVSDENLGYAHRVKNALQERGVRATVEDRDQTVGRKIRGAHEDRLPYMLIVGDNEQEAGTVSVRDRQERETKDVDPETFYDHLEAERDEKRVAPDFLAD
- a CDS encoding PAS domain-containing sensor histidine kinase encodes the protein MNEEDEHRLQEASPERSLGARMFGERVLDAVPETVFVFDPTGRLVWWNQHATTATGYDDAELASLDPGELVVEDERTRVEKWVRNLFEGEQDQSVIETVLVDAAGQPVPYEFVGAVLDDSGGVAGAVATGRDISERRARQELERQNERLEEFASVVSHDLRNPLTVAEGYLSLARLEVDNDDLEQVARAHKRMYDLIEDLLTLARAGRAVGEPELVELATVARQGWASVETGESELHVTGDATFEADPRRLRELFENLFRNAVEHGSRRPASQARQDAVEHGTTSRVPIGDDTRGSATPRVAVTVGTLEADGECVGFYVEDDGPGIPEEIRDEVFESGYTTGDGGTGFGLAIVEDIVEAHGWDVAAVAGPSGGARFEVQVRDPTAPD
- a CDS encoding Hsp20/alpha crystallin family protein, encoding MSALRDALRDLPDAVFADLLESEEAYLVVLDLPGVSADTLDVTVDRGRLRIEARREKSLPSEYRYLTEDRSLFLDAELPLPPDATGDGAEATMRKGVLELHLPKSRGDAGTHVEVTDA